The Fragaria vesca subsp. vesca linkage group LG2, FraVesHawaii_1.0, whole genome shotgun sequence genome includes a window with the following:
- the LOC101293371 gene encoding chaperone protein ClpB3, mitochondrial-like: MASRHVTKLSKSAMVLAAMNGASRTSRRTLTRCRETAVAAAPNLSPAPFSRASNVVWDPSHVVLANAFTRSFHSSAPRLYSASSSAAQAQQNEFTEMAWEGIIGAVEAARVSKQQVVESEHLMKALLEQKDGLARRIFTKAGLDNTSVLQATDDFIAQQPKVMGGTSGPIIGSHLGVLLDNARRQKKEMNDDFVSVEHLLLAFQSDTRFGQQLFKNLQLSEKDLKEAVKHVRGNQRVTDQNPEGKYEALTKYGNDLTELASRGKLDPVIGRDDEIRRCIQILSRRTKNNPVIIGEPGVGKTAIAEGLAQRIVRGDVPEPLLNRKLISLDMGSLVAGAKFRGDFEERLKAVLKEVTASNGQIILFIDEIHTVVGAGATSGAMDAGNLLKPMLGRGELRCIGATTLNEYRKYIEKDPALERRFQQVFCGQPSVEDTISILRGLRERYELHHGVKISDSALVSAAVLSDRYITERFLPDKAIDLVDEAAAKLKMEITSKPTELDEVDRAILKLEMEKLSLQNDTDKSSKERLSKLESDLALLKQKQKEFNEQWDREKALMTRIRSIKEEIDRVNQEMEAAERAYDLSRAAELKYGTLMSLQRQLEEAEKNLAEYQKSGKSFLREEVTDLDIAEIVSKWTGIPLSNLQQSERDKLVMLEQVLHKRVVGQDIAVKSVADAIRRSRAGLSDPNRPIASFMFLGPTGVGKTELGKTLASFLFNTENALVRIDMSEYMEKHAVSRLVGAPPGYVGYEEGGQLTEVVRRRPYCVVLFDEIEKAHQDVFNILLQLLDDGRITDSQGRTVSFTNCVVIMTSNLGSQYILETLRNTQDSKDAVYELMKRQVVELARQTFRPEFLNRVDEFIVFQPLDSKEICKIVEIQMNRLKDRLKQKKIELHYTEEALELLGNLGFDPNYGARPVKRVIQQLVENEIAMGVLRGDYSEEDSIIVDAEVTPSAKDIPPQKRLRIRRVENTSSTVDDMVAND; the protein is encoded by the exons ATGGCTAGCCGGCATGTCACGAAGCTCAGCAAATCGGCGATGGTTTTGGCGGCCATGAACGGCGCCTCCAGAACCTCAAGGAGAACCCTCACTCGGTGCCGTGAAACAGCAGTGGCTGCCGCCCCAAACCTTTCCCCGGCTCCCTTCTCTCGAGCCAGTAATGTCGTTTGGGATCCAAGTCATGTCGTTTTGGCAAACGCCTTCACTCGGAGCTTTCACTCCTCCGCTCCTCGTCTCTACTCCGCCAGCAGCAGCGCCGCTCAG GCTCAGCAGAACGAGTTCACTGAGATGGCGTGGGAGGGCATAATTGGGGCGGTTGAGGCCGCCAGAGTCAGCAAGCAACAGGTGGTGGAATCTGAGCACTTGATGAAAGCGCTTTTGGAGCAGAAGGATGGTTTGGCCAGGCGGATCTTCACCAAGGCTGGTCTGGACAACACTAGTGTTCTCCAGGCCACTGATGACTTCATTGCTCAGCAACCCAAG GTGATGGGTGGCACCAGTGGACCTATAATAGGCTCGCATCTGGGGGTTCTGTTGGACAATGCGCGACGGCAGAAGAAAGAAATGAATGATGATTTTGTGTCTGTGGAGCACCTGCTGTTGGCGTTTCAGTCGGATACACGGTTTGGGCAGCAATTGTTCAAAAACCTTCAGCTTAGCGAAAAGGATTTGAAGGAGGCTGTTAAACATGTTCGGGGAAACCAGAGAGTCACTGATCAGA ATCCTGAAGGAAAATATGAGGCTTTGACAAAGTATGGAAATGACTTGACTGAGCTCGCCAGTCGTGGCAAACTTGATCCTGTTATTGGACGGGATGATGAAATACGGCGTTGCATCCAGATATTGTCCAGGAGAACAAAAAATAATCCCGTTATTATTGGGGAGCCTGGTGTGGGGAAAACAGCAATTGCTGAAGG ATTAGCTCAACGGATTGTGCGTGGGGATGTTCCAGAACCCCTGTTGAACAGAAAG TTGATTTCCTTAGATATGGGTTCGTTGGTGGCTGGAGCCAAGTTTCGCGGTGACTTTGAGGAAAGATTGAAAGCTGTATTGAAGGAAGTTACTGCTTCAAATGGACAGATCATATTATTCATTGATGAGATTCACACTGTAGTAGGAGCAG GGGCTACAAGTGGTGCAATGGATGCTGGGAACTTGTTGAAACCAATGCTTGGACGGGGTGAGCTACGGTGTATAGGAGCAACCACGTTGAATGAGTACAGAAAGTACATCGAGAAGGATCCTGCACTGGAACGAAGATTTCAGCAGGTGTTTTGTGGTCAGCCATCTGTCGAAGACACAATATCCATTCTCCGTGGGTTGCGTGAGCGCTATGAGCTGCATCATGGTGTGAAAATATCAGATAGTGCCCTTGTTTCTGCAGCAGTTCTTTCTGACAGATACATTACAGAACGGTTTTTACCTGACAAAG CTATTGATCTTGTTGATGAAGCTGCTGCAAAGCTAAAAATGGAGATTACCTCTAAGCCAACTGAGTTAGACGAGGTAGACAGAGCTATACTGAAATTGGAGATGGAGAAGCTATCTTTGCAAAATGACACAGATAAATCATCGAAAGAAAGGTTAAGCAAGCTGGAGAGTGACCTCGCATTGCTCAAACAGAAACAAAAAGAATTTAATGAACAGTGGGATCGTGAAAAGGCCCTCATGACTCGAATACGATCAATTAAAGAAGAG ATTGATAGAGTAAACCAAGAGATGGAAGCTGCTGAACGTGCGTATGACCTAAGTCGTGCAGCAGAGCTCAAATATGGAACTCTCATGTCCCTGCAGCGCCAGTTAGAAGAGGCTGAGAAAAACCTTGCTGAGTACCAGAAGTCTGGAAAATCTTTTCTACGAGAAGAAGTCACCGATCTTGACATTGCTGAGATTGTAAGCAAATGGACTGGTATACCCTTGTCAAACCTTCAACAGTCAGAAAGAGACAAGCTAGTCATGCTAGAACAGGTACTTCATAAGAGGGTAGTGGGTCAAGATATAGCCGTGAAATCGGTAGCTGATGCAATTAGGCGTTCAAGGGCAGGTCTCTCGGACCCTAACCGCCCTATTGCAAGTTTTATGTTTTTGGGTCCTACTGGTGTGGGAAAAACAGAGCTTGGAAAGACCTTGGCCAGCTTCCTCTTCAACACTGAAAATGCTCTGGTTAGGATTGATATGAGTGAGTACATGGAGAAGCATGCAGTTTCACGTTTGGTGGGTGCCCCGCCTGGTTATGTTGGTTATGAAGAAGGCGGACAATTAACAGAAGTGGTTCGTCGAAGACCCTATTGTGTAGTGTTATTCGATGAAATAGAGAAAGCACATCAGGATGTGTTCAATATTTTGTTACAATTGCTGGATGATGGAAGGATTACCGATTCACAAGGAAGGACTGTAAGCTTCACCAATTGTGTTGTGATAATGACCTCAAATCTTGGCTCCCAGTATATACTCGAAACTCTTCGTAATACTCAAGACAGCAAGGATGCAGTTTATGAACTGATGAAAAGACAAGTGGTTGAACTGGCGAGACAAACTTTCCGCCCTGAGTTTTTGAATCGAGTCGATGAGTTCATCGTGTTCCAGCCTCTGGACTCCAAAGAGATCTGTAAGATTGTTGAGATACAG ATGAACCGGTTGAAAGATAGGCTGAAGCAAAAGAAAATCGAGCTTCATTATACAGAGGAAGCTCTTGAGCTTCTTGGTAATTTGGGCTTCGATCCGAACTATGGAGCGAGGCCCGTTAAGAGGGTGATACAGCAGCTGGTTGAGAATGAGATTGCAATGGGAGTGTTGAGAGGAGATTACAGCGAGGAAGATTCGATCATTGTTGATGCTGAGGTGACCCCATCTGCCAAAGATATTCCTCCGCAGAAGCGGTTGCGCATCAGGAGAGTGGAGAACACTTCTTCCACGGTAGATGACATGGTTGCAAATGACTGA
- the LOC101296175 gene encoding U-box domain-containing protein 13-like — MAKCHRNDVGSIVLDRPTTTTSSAHSSRLWSSFSAASFRRLIFDAVSCGASSRYRHDPTDAPAPSPASPPARSTVKQEKEQPKKAKPKSEKLADLLNLAAEWSEAESDAVTKKKVEALEELKRVARELQVENDAVEMRRAAASDVRLLAKEDSEARATLAMLGVIPPLVGMIDSDDVDAQIASLYALLNLGIGNDVNKAAILQAGAVHKMLKLIESPNSSVTEAIIANFLGLSALDSNKPIIGSSGAIPFLLKTLKNSDNTISCQAKQDALRALYNLSIFPSNVAYILETDMIPFFFNALGDMEVSERILAILSNMVSTPEGRKAISSVRDAFPVLVDALNWNDSPGCQEKATYILMVMAHKSFGDRQAMIEAGVVSALLELTLLGSTLAQKRASRILECLRVDKGKQISQNFGGSAAVSAPIYGSSSSSTNPNLGSKECLEEDESMMSDERKAVKQLVQQSLQSNMRRIVKRANLPQDFVPSDHFKSLTLSSTSKSLPF; from the exons ATGGCCAAGTGTCACCGCAACGACGTCGGATCCATAGTCCTCGACCGTCCCACCACCACCACCTCCTCCGCCCACTCATCCCGTCTCTGGTCTTCCTTCTCCGCCGCCTCATTCCGCCGCTTAATCTTCGACGCCGTCAGCTGCGGCGCCAGCTCCCGCTACCGCCACGACCCAACCGACGCCCCCGCTCCCTCTCCCGCCAGTCCTCCCGCCAGATCAACCGTCAAGCAAGAAAAGGAGCAGCCAAAGAAGGCGAAGCCCAAGTCGGAGAAGCTCGCGGATCTTCTGAACCTGGCGGCGGAATGGTCGGAGGCCGAGAGCGACGCCGTGACCAAGAAGAAAGTGGAGGCGTTGGAGGAGCTGAAGCGCGTGGCGAGGGAGTTGCAGGTCGAAAACGACGCCGTGGAGATGAGGAGAGCGGCGGCGAGCGACGTGAGACTGCTGGCCAAGGAAGATTCCGAAGCCAGAGCCACGCTTGCTATGCTCGGCGTCATTCCGCCGCTCGTCGGAATGATCGACTCTGATGACGTCGATGCTCAGATCGCATCGCTCTATGCTCTGCTCAATCTCGGGATCGGCAACGATGT GAACAAAGCTGCTATCCTCCAAGCAGGTGCTGTGCACAAAATGCTGAAGCTAATTGAATCTCCAAACTCATCCGTCACTGAAGCAATAATTGCAAACTTCCTTGGCTTGAGTGCTTTGGATTCTAATAAACCCATTATTGGATCTTCTGGTGCCATTCCTTTCTTGCTCAAAACCCTTAAGAATTCGGACAACACAATTAGCTGCCAAGCCAAGCAAGACGCTTTGAGAGCTCTCTACAATCTTTCAATCTTCCCGTCCAATGTCGCGTATATACTGGAAACTGATATGATCCCATTTTTCTTTAATGCATTGGGAGACATGGAAGTGAGTGAAAGAATCCTTGCAATTTTAAGCAACATGGTATCTACCCCAGAAGGCCGAAAAGCAATTAGCAGTGTACGCGATGCATTCCCTGTATTGGTTGATGCATTGAATTGGAACGACTCCCCTGGGTGTCAAGAGAAGGCAACCTACATTTTAATGGTAATGGCGCACAAGTCGTTTGGGGATAGGCAAGCCATGATTGAGGCAGGAGTCGTATCAGCATTGCTCGAATTAACGCTTTTGGGTAGTACATTGGCGCAGAAGAGAGCTTCGAGGATCTTGGAGTGTTTGAGAGTGGATAAAGGAAAACAGATATCACAGAACTTTGGCGGGAGTGCAGCGGTTTCTGCTCCAATTTATGGTTCTTCATCATCTTCTACAAACCCTAATCTAGGTTCCAAGGAGTGTTTGGAAGAGGATGAGAGCATGATGAGTGATGAGAGGAAAGCAGTAAAGCAATTAGTACAACAGAGTCTGCAGAGCAACATGAGGAGGATTGTGAAGAGGGCCAATTTGCCCCAAGACTTTGTTCCGTCGGATCATTTCAAGTCGCTCACCTTAAGTTCAACTTCAAAGAGCTTGCCGTTTTGA
- the LOC101296457 gene encoding stromal cell-derived factor 2-like protein-like, translating into MAVGFLCLAVFLFLGLDLDTGYAATTPTAEGVEITYGSVLKLMHERTKFRLHSHDVPYGSGSGQQSVTGFPNVDDANSYWVVGPQLETSARQGDSIPSGTIIRLQHMKTRKWLHSHLHASPISSNQEVSCFGGENESDTGDHWRVMIEGSGKTWKQDQRVRLQHVDTGIYLHSHDKKYQRIAGGQQEVCGVRDKRADNVWLAAEGVYLPVTETK; encoded by the exons ATGGCCGTGGGCTTTCTCTGCCTTGCTGTCTTCCTCTTCCTCGGCCTCGATCTCGATACAGGCTACGCCGCCACCACCCCCACCGCTGAGGGCGTCGAG ATCACATACGGAAGTGTGCTGAAGCTTATGCACGAGAGGACCAAGTTTCGGCTGCACTCACACGACGTGCCGTATGGCTCTGGCAGTGGCCAGCAGTCTGTCACTGGGTTTCCAAATGTCGACGATGCTAACAGCTACTGG GTTGTTGGACCTCAGCTCGAAACATCTGCCAGGCAAGGTGACAGCATTCCGAGCGGGACCATCATCAGGTTGCAGCACATGAAGACTAGGAAATGGCTGCACAGCCATTTGCATGCTTCCCCCATATCTAGCAACCAAGAG GTGAGCTGCTTTGGGGGAGAAAATGAATCCGATACTGGTGATCACTGGAG GGTTATGATTGAAGGGAGTGGGAAGACCTGGAAGCAAGATCAAAGGGTTCGGCTCCAGCATGTTGACACTGGTATTTACCTACACAGTCATGACAAGAAATACCAACGCATAGCTGGGGGACAGCAGGAG GTTTGTGGTGTGAGAGACAAACGTGCTGACAATGTTTGGCTGGCAGCAGAAGGCGTATACCTTCCGGTTACTGAAACTAAGTAG
- the LOC101296742 gene encoding uncharacterized protein LOC101296742, with protein sequence MASIDNELEAQLLEAGNQLLESPSTVDDLLPLLDRIESCLSKVEQSPNKSMQAALAPSQKALVTEQLLRHSDPDVKVSVASCISEITRITAPDAPYDDDQMKEVFQLIVSSFENLDDQSSRSYTKRASILETVAKVRSCVVMLDLECDALIVEMFQQFLKAIRDYHPENVFSSMETIMTLVIEESEDISSELLSPLLASVKNDDEDVLPISRKLGERVIESSAIKLKPHLAHEVETHGIALGDYSKVVASICQETDGDTEKNEVHDDEDMEDKSTIRESSEEAVQEDKSTIQESSDEAVQEDKENSTAAVSSEQVDPEIDGSSKVVMNNGGAANGEDESSADVNSLKKQEQVEDTEEVKGPTTSSVAEPDSLETEKAVYAKQMPEEVSEDKDNLSTAQPADSPQADNEEETVALPGHKSGSEDARDPPREDPDVEGAVPSESEKGSDINISSALEKESTDVAPPSPSGSLPDESLPKKAGRHKKKDTSNKEATPVADDKSKKAIDGTSDSELKSSKRSGKKVSAGGSNENKSPIVVDAPVKESGTASDSEVKQKSSKKVSTGNSKENKTSVVVDEPRKESSSTTDSEARHKSAKKVDGSNKTSDESSLKQPEDKKTRARSKGSSRRSSTKPSPMEVDKEILLTPKSKSTKDELPLEETPKTNSKRKRPSEKEKQSGVKEFDESEIIGSKIKVWWPADRAYYKGVVHSYESGKKKHVVKYNDGDEEILNLKNEKWLYAESDSESDGEQEADESSHDGSSEQSLKKKVRNIRDGSTKKNTGGGASSSKSKGRNTKSGRKQRDSSKPDGRSKAVGKADDDRGGKSKDQTPKSGGKSVDVAQKVSSKSKNNESQTPKSGKSKEDDSSTPRASTKSKQDTQKAGKSNKGTPKTSPTTPKGKSSMSSSKANGKVKSGSKARGSEDMEEDSTDSEKEPERTKGKSTISSKAQGSQTKSGKKRRRGTKS encoded by the exons ATGGCCTCCATCGACAATGAGCTCGAGGCGCAGCTTCTCGAAGCTGGGAATCAACTCCTCGAATCGCCGTCCACCGTCGACGACCTCCTTCCTCTTCTCGAC AGGATCGAAAGCTGTCTATCAAAGGTAGAACAATCACCAAACAAGTCAATGCAAGCCGCACTTGCACCGTCACAGAAGGCATTGGTTACTGAACAACTTTTAAGGCATTCAGATCCTGATGTCAAAGTTTCCGTTGCGTCTTGCATCAGTGAGATAACAAGAATAACTGCGCCAGATGCACCATATGATGATGACCAAATGAAG GAGGTCTTTCAGCTTATCGTGTCTTCATTTGAAAATCTAGACGACCAGTCCAGCCGATCATACACAAAGAGGGCATCCATTCTTGAAACTGTTGCAAAGGTCAGATCCTGTGTGGTAATGTTGGATCTTGAATGCGATGCATTGATCGTTGAGATGTTCCAGCAATTTCTCAAGGCAATAAG GGACTACCACCCAGAGAATGTTTTTTCATCGATGGAGACAATTATGACCCTTGTCATAGAAGAAAGTGAAGATATATCTTCTGAACTTCTTTCTCCTTTGTTAGCTAGTGTGAAAAATGATGATGAG GACGTTCTACCAATTTCTCGAAAGTTGGGAGAAAGAGTAATCGAAAGTTCTGCTATTAAACTTAAGCCCCACTTGGCACACGAAGTAGAAACCCATGGCATTGCATTAGGTGATTACAGTAAAGTGGTAGCTTCTATATGCCAAGAGACAGATGGTGACACTGAGAAGAATGAAGTGCATGATGATGAGGATATG GAGGACAAGTCAACAATCCGGGAATCTTCAGAGGAGGCAGTCCAG GAGGACAAGTCAACAATCCAGGAATCTTCGGATGAGGCAGTTCAG GAAGATAAAGAAAACTCCACCGCGGCAGTTTCTTCTGAACAAGTTGATCCTGAAATTGATGGATCCTCAAAGGTAGTTATGAATAATGGTGGTGCAGCGAATGGGGAAGATGAATCTTCGGCTGATGTGAACTCTTTAAAGAAGCAAGAGCAGGTTGAAGATACCGAGGAAGTAAAAGGTCCAACTACATCAAGTGTTGCTGAACCTGATAGTTTGGAGACTGAGAAGGCTGTTTACGCAAAACAAATGCCAGAAGAAGTTAGTGAGGATAAAGATAATTTGTCAACAGCACAACCTGCAGACAGTCCTCAAGCTGATAATGAGGAAGAAACCGTGGCACTTCCGGGCCATAAAAGTGGCTCTGAAGATGCTCGTGATCCACCTCGTGAGGATCCTGATGTGGAGGGAGCTGTGCCTTCAGAAAGTGAGAAAGGGTCGGATATTAATATCTCCAGTGCATTGGAGAAGGAATCAACTGATGTTGCTCCACCATCCCCAAGTGGGAGCCTTCCTGATGAAAGTCTTCCCAAAAAGGCTGGACGACATAAGAAGAAAGATACTTCTAATAAAGAAGCTACACCTGTTGCTGATGACAAATCCAAAAAGGCAATTGATGGAACAAGTGATTCAGAATTAAAATCAAGTAAGCGCTCTGGGAAAAAGGTCTCTGCTGGGGGTTCTAATGAGAACAAAAGTCCCATTGTGGTGGATGCACCTGTAAAGGAAAGTGGCACCGCTAGTGATTCAGAGGTAAAACAGAAGTCATCTAAGAAGGTTTCTACTGGGAATTCTAAGGAGAATAAAACTTCAGTTGTGGTAGATGAACCTAGAAAGGAAAGTAGCAGCACAACTGATTCAGAGGCAAGACATAAGTCAGCTAAGAAGGTTGATGGAAGCAATAAAACTAGTGATGAGTCTTCTTTGAAGCAGCCAGAAGATAAGAAAACGCGTGCGCGCAGTAAAGGTTCTTCAAGAAGAAGTTCAACAAAACCCTCACCCATGGAAGTGGACAAG GAGATACTGCTGACGCCCAAGTCAAAATCAACCAAGGATGAACTCCCATTAGAGGAGACCCCTAAGACAAATTCCAAGAGGAAGCGTCCTTCGGAAAAAGAAAAG CAATCAGGTGTAAAAGAGTTTGATGAGTCTGAGATTATTGGTTCAAAGATAAAAGTTTGGTGGCCAGCGGATCGAGC GTATTACAAAGGTGTTGTCCATTCATATGAATCTGGTAAAAAGAAGCATGTG GTGAAGTACAATGATGGAGATGAAGAAATTTTAAATCTTAAAAATGAGAAATGGCTGTATGCAGAAAGCGACTCTGAATCAGATGGG GAGCAGGAAGCTGATGAGTCAAGTCACGATGGCTCTTCTGAACA GTCCCTGAAGAAGAAAGTGAGAAATATTCGTGATGGCTCAACTAAGAAAAATAC GGGTGGAGGAGCTTCCTCCAGCAAATCAAAAGGCAGAAACACCAAGTCTGGTCGTAAACAAAGAGACAGCAGTAAACCTGATGGGCGATCCAAGGCTGTTGGCAAAGCAGATGATGACCGTGGTGGTAAATCAAAGGATCAAACTCCAAAAAGTGGTGGTAAATCCGTGGATGTTGCTCAGAAGGTATCCAGCAAGTCAAAGAACAATGAGTCACAGACACCTAAGAGTGGCAAATCCAAGGAGGATGATAGCAGCACCCCAAGAGCTTCAACCAAGTCCAAGCAAGACACTCAAAAGGCTGGGAAGTCAAATAAAGGCACACCAAAGACTAGCCCCACTACTCCCAAGGGTAAATCCTCTATGAGTAGTAGCAAAGCGAATGGCAAGGTGAAATCTGGTTCAAAGGCAAGAGGCAGCGAGGATATGGAGGAGGATTCTACCGATTCGGAAAAAGAACCAGAAAGGACCAAGGGGAAGTCAACAATTTCATCCAAGGCACAGGGAAGCCAGACCAAGTCTGGTAAAAAGCGAAGGAGAGGAACCAAAAGTTGA